One genomic window of Pseudomonadota bacterium includes the following:
- a CDS encoding anaerobic ribonucleoside-triphosphate reductase activating protein, with amino-acid sequence MDIRIKGFIESSCSDWPGQVVAVIFLPGCNFRCPYCHNYPLVLNPDEGETFTLAYVFQRLAVLRSWLDGVCVSGGEPTLSAGLAGLCGKIKEAGLLCKLDTNGSRPRVLQELLAGDLIDFVAMDVKAPLLADSYERCAGVKVELAAIRKSMEIIRNAGIAYQFRTTYHPALFSESELEALALLFYQDEKPLLQKACPSGALSLDFRRNKDVTSLQFQEVTTIMRQLLKKNKKTEISG; translated from the coding sequence GTGGATATTCGGATAAAAGGTTTTATTGAAAGTTCGTGCTCGGACTGGCCGGGACAGGTTGTCGCGGTTATTTTTTTGCCCGGCTGTAATTTTCGCTGTCCTTACTGCCATAATTATCCGTTGGTGCTCAACCCTGATGAAGGTGAAACTTTTACCCTGGCATATGTGTTTCAACGCTTGGCTGTACTGCGCTCCTGGTTGGACGGGGTTTGTGTTTCCGGCGGGGAGCCGACTTTGAGTGCTGGGCTGGCGGGTCTTTGTGGAAAAATAAAAGAAGCCGGTCTGCTTTGTAAGCTGGATACCAACGGCTCCCGCCCCCGGGTGCTGCAGGAGTTGCTGGCCGGGGATCTTATCGATTTTGTTGCTATGGATGTAAAGGCTCCGTTACTGGCTGATTCTTATGAGAGATGTGCTGGAGTGAAGGTTGAGCTGGCGGCGATCAGGAAGAGTATGGAGATCATCAGAAATGCGGGGATTGCCTACCAGTTTCGGACTACCTATCATCCGGCGCTCTTCTCTGAATCTGAGCTGGAAGCATTAGCTCTCCTGTTTTATCAGGATGAAAAACCGCTACTGCAGAAAGCCTGTCCTTCGGGGGCGTTGAGTCTGGATTTTCGTCGTAATAAAGATGTAACATCTTTGCAATTTCAAGAGGTTACAACGATTATGCGACAGTTGCTTAAAAAAAATAAAAAGACTGAAATAAGTGGTTGA
- a CDS encoding thioredoxin family protein has product MGRQILVFIKRDCPRCPEAKVLAERLRKKGQMVSQFDIGTVDGLAEASFYGVMATPTKIIVDGDEALLAAWRGVVPAGNELFEFL; this is encoded by the coding sequence ATGGGAAGGCAAATCCTGGTTTTTATCAAAAGAGATTGCCCCCGCTGTCCGGAAGCTAAAGTCCTGGCTGAAAGGCTGCGGAAAAAGGGGCAGATGGTAAGTCAGTTTGATATAGGTACCGTTGATGGCCTGGCCGAAGCGAGTTTTTATGGGGTGATGGCGACACCGACAAAAATTATTGTTGACGGTGATGAGGCACTGCTGGCGGCCTGGCGGGGAGTTGTTCCTGCGGGAAATGAGCTGTTTGAATTTTTGTAA
- the nrdD gene encoding anaerobic ribonucleoside-triphosphate reductase gives MTRRAQLKMIDKEGQPGRETTDMTLFQVRTSEEDISSWDRRRITEALLRETNLDEPVAKKVSMAVEEAVFAADLKFISAPLIRELVDAKLIEMGLEQARIMHTRLGMPIFDVEQLIVNPNRENANVPHGPEATNLTLAESIKKEYALLRVFSEDVSDAHMRGDLHLHDLGFIDRPYCSGQSLEYIKKFGLSLPNALAIAKPARHPEVLLAHMMKFSAALQSNFAGAIGWDAVNLFFAPYLEGRSDREVRQLAQMMVYEFSQQAVARGGQAIFSDLNLYWEVPKHFADVPAIGPGGELTGKTYGDYERDAQRFVWALFDVYREGDGAGRPFFFPKPLVHMTEKFFVTEGHERFLEHICDVATEMGNTYFVFDRGDTAKISECCRLSFKLDENDLEDAKQPWKMRYSALQNVTLNLPRLGYRAKRDDARLLEMLAEMLELAVKAHLQKRAFIERLLSLGDQAPLGLLTMNRDGSSYLRMPRASYLIGMVGLNELVQIHLGKQMHESKAAFKFGLKIISQMKILTEKLSRRHGMHFVLEQTPAESTAYRFARLDLKYHAPHSGAVIKGDISSGEVYYSNSTYMNVGCEMNPLERIELEGRFHPLIAAGALTHVWLGESKPDSASLANLVEKIFRNTLNDQVAFSPDFTSCNACNKTSRGLFAECPHCGSEEVDGITRITGYFTKISSWNKGKLGELHDRFRSRNGSALQ, from the coding sequence ATGACTCGCAGAGCGCAATTGAAAATGATCGATAAGGAAGGGCAGCCTGGCCGGGAAACTACGGACATGACGTTGTTCCAGGTCCGGACGTCGGAAGAGGATATTTCGTCCTGGGACCGGCGCCGGATTACGGAAGCTCTGCTCCGGGAGACTAACCTGGATGAGCCGGTAGCGAAAAAGGTCAGTATGGCCGTGGAGGAGGCGGTTTTTGCCGCTGATCTCAAGTTTATTTCCGCCCCCCTGATTCGTGAACTGGTGGATGCCAAGCTGATAGAAATGGGTCTTGAGCAGGCTCGCATTATGCACACCCGTTTGGGGATGCCGATTTTTGACGTGGAGCAGCTGATTGTCAATCCCAATCGGGAAAATGCCAATGTGCCTCACGGGCCCGAAGCCACCAATCTGACCTTGGCCGAAAGTATTAAAAAGGAATATGCACTTTTAAGGGTTTTTTCCGAAGATGTTAGTGATGCCCATATGCGGGGCGATCTGCATCTCCATGACCTGGGATTTATTGACCGTCCATATTGCAGCGGCCAGTCCCTGGAATACATTAAAAAATTTGGTTTGAGCCTGCCCAATGCTCTGGCCATTGCCAAACCGGCCAGACATCCCGAGGTGCTGCTGGCTCATATGATGAAATTTTCAGCGGCACTACAGAGCAATTTTGCCGGCGCTATCGGCTGGGACGCGGTTAATCTCTTTTTTGCCCCCTATCTTGAAGGACGCAGCGACCGGGAAGTGCGGCAACTGGCACAGATGATGGTCTATGAATTTTCGCAGCAGGCGGTGGCCCGGGGTGGTCAGGCGATTTTCAGTGATCTCAATTTGTACTGGGAAGTACCCAAACATTTTGCCGACGTTCCGGCCATTGGCCCGGGCGGGGAGTTGACCGGCAAAACCTATGGTGATTATGAACGGGACGCTCAGCGTTTTGTCTGGGCTCTTTTTGATGTTTACCGTGAAGGCGATGGTGCCGGCCGGCCGTTCTTTTTCCCCAAACCCTTGGTGCATATGACCGAAAAATTCTTTGTTACCGAAGGACATGAGCGCTTCCTTGAGCATATCTGCGATGTGGCAACCGAAATGGGTAATACTTATTTTGTCTTCGACCGGGGTGATACGGCCAAAATTTCAGAATGTTGCCGACTGAGTTTTAAGCTGGATGAAAATGACCTTGAGGATGCTAAACAGCCGTGGAAAATGCGTTATTCCGCCCTGCAGAATGTGACCTTGAATCTGCCTCGCCTGGGCTACCGGGCTAAAAGGGATGATGCCAGGTTGTTGGAAATGCTGGCTGAAATGCTGGAACTGGCAGTCAAGGCGCATTTGCAGAAAAGGGCCTTTATTGAAAGGTTATTGTCCCTGGGTGATCAGGCTCCGCTGGGTCTGCTGACCATGAATCGGGATGGGAGCTCTTACCTGCGGATGCCAAGAGCTTCCTATCTTATTGGGATGGTCGGGCTGAACGAACTGGTTCAGATTCATCTTGGGAAACAGATGCATGAATCCAAAGCGGCTTTTAAATTCGGGCTGAAAATCATTTCCCAGATGAAAATCCTGACGGAAAAGTTGAGTCGCCGGCACGGTATGCATTTTGTCCTGGAACAGACGCCGGCCGAAAGTACGGCTTATCGTTTTGCCCGCCTGGATCTCAAATATCATGCCCCCCATTCCGGGGCCGTGATCAAAGGTGATATCTCTTCCGGGGAGGTCTATTATTCTAACTCCACTTATATGAATGTTGGCTGTGAGATGAATCCTCTGGAACGGATTGAGCTTGAAGGACGCTTTCATCCGCTGATTGCGGCTGGAGCGTTGACCCATGTCTGGCTGGGAGAGTCGAAGCCGGATAGTGCATCATTAGCTAACCTGGTGGAAAAGATTTTTCGTAATACGTTGAATGACCAGGTAGCTTTTTCGCCTGATTTCACCTCCTGTAATGCCTGCAATAAAACCTCCCGGGGGTTGTTTGCCGAGTGTCCCCATTGTGGTTCGGAGGAGGTTGACGGCATTACCAGGATAACCGGCTATTTTACTAAAATATCCAGCTGGAATAAGGGCAAGCTGGGTGAGCTGCATGATCGATTCCGCAGCCGGAATGGTTCTGCTCTGCAATAA
- a CDS encoding adenylate/guanylate cyclase domain-containing protein has translation MTIDQGASPEIIAKLHGILSRHQDALISRSVEAVWSKIPAYRDRELEEVQASFTGCYQAYLKVLTTGVFAPMEDYMHQMVRQRSAEQVRLSAIQGAFLIFREVAFPLLVSELGGDYQMVVACLNHILAAESRALRLFADLYQDALTEMLRQTNETLSQRNEELQVLSISLDHRVAETTRELQHSRDFLSEIIENLKAGLIVVSENLEIMMFNQAMEKIAGIPRADALGQRVDDFLQRWNNISFSQLKEQLNVHEDVAVLKVHGLGESHDRAAGHFDLRMGERVDAAGASQGYLILIDDITDRELLLHSLSCYVSPRVAEGVLGAKNPISLAGSRELVTVLFADLRGFSFQSRKMSPEEMVELLNAYFGIMVEVVSRYEGTLDKFIGDCVMALFGAPVAIEDDAVKAVQCAVDMQDEVSRYSRRQKQQGNPYLYLGIGINRGEVLVGNIGSPRRMDYTAIGETVNLAARFQEYARGGEIIVSDSVYQCVKEKFQVKALAPGIIKGANSRIPLYVVDGYGF, from the coding sequence ATGACCATTGATCAGGGAGCTTCTCCGGAGATTATCGCGAAGTTGCATGGTATCCTGTCCCGACATCAGGATGCTCTCATTTCCCGTTCCGTAGAGGCCGTCTGGTCAAAGATTCCCGCCTATCGTGATCGAGAATTGGAGGAAGTTCAAGCCAGCTTTACCGGCTGCTATCAGGCCTACCTTAAGGTTCTGACTACCGGCGTGTTTGCCCCCATGGAAGATTATATGCACCAGATGGTCAGGCAGCGAAGCGCCGAGCAGGTGCGGCTTTCGGCCATCCAGGGGGCGTTTCTGATTTTTCGCGAGGTCGCGTTCCCCTTGCTGGTCAGTGAACTCGGCGGTGATTACCAAATGGTGGTAGCCTGCCTGAATCATATTCTGGCCGCTGAAAGTCGGGCTTTACGGTTGTTTGCTGATCTTTACCAGGATGCCCTTACCGAAATGCTGCGCCAGACCAATGAGACCCTTTCCCAGCGCAATGAAGAGTTGCAGGTTTTATCAATTTCCCTTGATCATCGGGTAGCTGAAACTACCAGGGAACTGCAGCACAGCCGTGATTTCCTTTCAGAAATTATTGAAAATCTCAAAGCCGGTCTGATTGTTGTTTCCGAAAATCTCGAAATCATGATGTTTAACCAGGCTATGGAGAAGATTGCCGGTATCCCGCGTGCGGATGCCCTGGGTCAGCGGGTGGATGACTTTCTGCAACGCTGGAATAATATTTCTTTTTCCCAGCTGAAAGAACAGCTGAACGTCCATGAGGACGTGGCGGTTTTAAAAGTTCATGGGCTGGGTGAGTCCCATGATCGGGCTGCGGGTCATTTTGATCTTCGGATGGGAGAAAGGGTTGATGCGGCCGGCGCATCCCAGGGTTATCTTATTCTGATTGATGATATTACTGATCGTGAGCTGTTGCTTCACTCTCTTTCCTGCTATGTCAGTCCCAGGGTGGCGGAGGGTGTGCTGGGGGCTAAAAATCCCATCAGTCTTGCGGGTTCAAGGGAGCTGGTTACGGTTCTCTTTGCCGATTTACGGGGTTTTTCTTTCCAGAGCCGGAAAATGTCCCCGGAGGAAATGGTCGAGCTGTTGAACGCTTACTTCGGTATTATGGTTGAAGTGGTCTCCCGCTATGAAGGAACGCTGGATAAATTCATCGGTGACTGCGTGATGGCGTTATTCGGGGCGCCCGTGGCCATTGAAGATGATGCCGTAAAAGCGGTGCAGTGTGCTGTGGATATGCAGGATGAAGTCAGCCGTTACAGCCGCCGCCAGAAGCAACAGGGGAATCCTTACCTCTATCTGGGGATTGGCATCAACCGGGGAGAGGTACTGGTAGGTAATATTGGTTCTCCCCGGCGGATGGATTATACCGCCATTGGCGAGACGGTAAATCTGGCCGCCCGATTTCAGGAATATGCCCGGGGCGGCGAGATTATTGTCAGTGATTCCGTCTATCAGTGTGTGAAAGAGAAATTTCAGGTCAAGGCCCTGGCGCCCGGGATCATCAAGGGAGCGAATTCACGGATTCCGCTTTATGTTGTTGATGGTTATGGGTTTTAA
- a CDS encoding GNAT family N-acetyltransferase, which produces MNLKVYRKFVHTSNRRRVLIRPMLADDREAVTDMFMSASGDDLRFLYEDVKNPELIASWFENLDYDKVMPLLALHNDKLVGDATLHLQRGASRHVGELRIYLAPEYRGVGLGSLLLQELIRIAGTIGLRFLLARVVSEQLSVIKAFRKLGFKRQAELDDFFMASDGSFHDVSIMVYPLSDEQEYVF; this is translated from the coding sequence ATGAATCTGAAAGTGTATCGTAAATTTGTACATACCAGCAATCGGCGGCGGGTTTTGATCCGGCCGATGCTTGCGGATGACCGTGAAGCAGTAACCGACATGTTTATGTCGGCATCTGGGGATGACCTTCGTTTCCTGTACGAAGACGTCAAGAACCCGGAGCTCATTGCCTCCTGGTTTGAAAACCTTGATTATGACAAGGTAATGCCGTTGCTGGCGCTGCATAATGATAAACTGGTGGGTGATGCTACCTTGCATCTTCAGCGGGGAGCATCCCGTCATGTGGGTGAGCTGCGTATCTACCTGGCCCCTGAATATCGCGGGGTTGGCCTGGGATCTCTGCTGCTCCAGGAGCTAATCCGGATTGCCGGCACTATTGGTCTGCGCTTTCTGCTGGCCCGGGTAGTTTCAGAACAGCTTTCAGTCATTAAAGCTTTCCGCAAGCTTGGTTTTAAGCGCCAGGCGGAACTGGATGATTTTTTTATGGCAAGTGACGGGTCATTCCATGATGTTTCAATTATGGTGTATCCTTTGTCAGATGAGCAGGAATATGTCTTTTAG
- a CDS encoding MTH1187 family thiamine-binding protein, with the protein METNLHTEWTKTMAMMEISVVPLGTRSPGVSLYVAGCLQKIKDSGLEHQLTAMGTIVVGKIDELLRLAEELHQLPFEMGAQRVVTTIKIDDRRDKPLSINGKVKAVEEKCQP; encoded by the coding sequence ATGGAAACTAACTTGCACACGGAATGGACAAAAACAATGGCAATGATGGAAATCAGCGTCGTCCCTCTGGGGACCAGATCCCCCGGCGTCAGTCTTTATGTGGCCGGCTGCCTGCAGAAGATCAAGGATTCCGGCCTTGAACACCAGTTAACCGCCATGGGCACCATCGTGGTCGGTAAAATAGATGAATTACTACGGCTGGCTGAAGAACTGCATCAACTGCCATTTGAAATGGGGGCTCAGCGGGTGGTTACAACCATAAAGATAGATGATCGCCGGGATAAACCACTGAGCATCAACGGCAAAGTGAAGGCCGTCGAGGAAAAATGCCAGCCATGA
- a CDS encoding carbon-nitrogen family hydrolase has translation MNHPISELTVSLIQMNVSLGRPKRNLNRVKKLIDRDLNASTDLILLPEMWSTGYDFPNFSRLAESTPALLEQLSNIAIQRSTAIGGTMLEQEGRNFYNTFYLIDPAGEIISRYRKIHLFSLMNEPDFLSPGQEMVISRIRNIPVGLMTCYDLRFPELSHQLALRGVRLLLISAQWPKQRAAHWKILLKARAIENQLFIVACNRIGQETEQIFPGLSAVYDPWGKQILKSPRHQGGFNCQLDLNQLRAARQTIDIFSDRRPDVYRKD, from the coding sequence ATGAACCATCCGATCTCTGAACTCACTGTTTCCCTGATCCAGATGAATGTTTCCCTGGGGCGACCGAAACGTAATCTCAATCGGGTCAAAAAACTTATAGACCGTGATCTCAATGCGTCGACAGATCTCATTCTGCTGCCGGAGATGTGGAGCACCGGATATGATTTTCCCAACTTTTCCCGACTGGCCGAGTCCACCCCAGCCTTGCTGGAGCAGCTGAGCAATATTGCAATCCAGAGATCAACAGCTATTGGCGGCACTATGCTGGAGCAGGAAGGCAGAAACTTCTACAACACCTTTTACCTGATTGATCCCGCCGGAGAAATCATTTCCCGCTACCGGAAAATCCATCTTTTCTCGCTGATGAACGAACCGGATTTTTTGAGCCCGGGCCAAGAGATGGTTATCAGCAGGATAAGAAATATTCCGGTGGGCCTGATGACCTGCTACGATCTCAGATTTCCTGAGCTCAGTCACCAATTGGCCCTTAGAGGAGTCCGCTTACTGCTCATAAGCGCCCAATGGCCGAAACAGCGGGCCGCGCACTGGAAGATTTTGCTTAAGGCCCGAGCGATTGAAAATCAGCTTTTTATTGTCGCCTGCAACCGGATCGGCCAGGAAACCGAGCAAATTTTCCCCGGTCTTTCAGCCGTCTATGACCCCTGGGGAAAACAAATACTAAAGTCTCCCCGACACCAGGGAGGCTTCAACTGTCAACTGGATTTAAATCAACTGCGGGCTGCCCGCCAGACCATTGATATTTTTTCCGATCGCCGTCCCGACGTTTACCGGAAGGATTAA
- the rfbD gene encoding dTDP-4-dehydrorhamnose reductase has product MADKIVVTGCQGMLGRAVISLLELTSTEHEVVPLTHADLDISNDQQVLQVLGKIKPQVIINCAAYTDVDGAEEEKHLALAVNARGVRNLALAAAEYQIFICHFSTDYIFDGKKKEPYREWEEHWPLNYYGMSKQGGEEMLASLWDGYVLIRTSWLYGPGGKNFVDTVRNKLEAGETLRVVDDQFGAPTYVGDLAATAITLVDLRARGKYHFTNDAGNGVSWYEVAREIASISGYDPELITPVKTADIEQEAERPAHSVLGLQKIKEMLPAMIRSWKDALRSYLGQQRQK; this is encoded by the coding sequence ATGGCGGATAAAATTGTTGTAACCGGTTGCCAGGGAATGCTGGGGCGGGCTGTTATCAGTCTGCTTGAATTAACCTCGACGGAACATGAGGTGGTACCTTTAACCCATGCGGATCTGGATATAAGCAATGATCAGCAGGTTTTGCAGGTCCTGGGTAAAATAAAACCACAGGTTATCATTAATTGTGCTGCTTATACTGATGTTGATGGGGCCGAAGAAGAAAAACACCTGGCCCTGGCGGTTAATGCCCGGGGGGTAAGGAATCTGGCTCTGGCTGCCGCTGAGTACCAGATATTCATTTGCCATTTCAGTACCGATTATATTTTTGACGGCAAAAAGAAGGAACCCTATCGTGAATGGGAAGAACACTGGCCGTTGAATTATTATGGTATGTCAAAGCAGGGCGGCGAAGAAATGCTGGCCAGTCTCTGGGATGGATATGTGCTCATCCGGACCAGCTGGCTTTATGGGCCAGGTGGAAAAAATTTTGTTGATACCGTCAGAAACAAGCTTGAAGCCGGGGAAACATTGCGGGTGGTGGATGATCAGTTTGGGGCGCCAACCTATGTCGGCGATTTGGCTGCCACTGCCATTACCCTGGTCGACCTGCGGGCCCGGGGCAAATATCATTTTACCAATGATGCGGGAAACGGGGTCAGCTGGTATGAGGTGGCCCGGGAAATTGCCTCGATTTCAGGTTATGATCCGGAGCTGATTACTCCGGTCAAAACGGCTGATATTGAACAGGAAGCTGAACGCCCGGCCCACTCGGTGCTGGGGTTGCAGAAAATAAAGGAGATGCTGCCGGCAATGATTCGTTCCTGGAAAGATGCTCTGCGGTCTTACCTCGGGCAGCAACGGCAGAAATAA
- a CDS encoding Fic family protein: MDDKKTDIKTDIKATFIDEDRGEITGLMEPMLVGEGFRFRPELTDLAIDLAARAAGFRRSIPEGVLVALAHLVRAMNCYYSNLIEGHDTHPVDIERALKNDYSADTEKRSLQMEAKAHIEVQQWIDAGGLRGRAATAEGVCEIHRRFYASLPEELLWVEHPDTGERYRVIPGKSRKRDVKVGRHLAVSPGAVPRFLAQFEQAYNKLGKTDAILAAAAAHHRLLWIHPFMDGNGRVARLMSHAMLLETLKTGGVWSIARGLARNVGMYKSHLINCDLPRRNDLDGRGNLSGEALAKFTKFFLEICIDQVKFMEGLVQPDRLRNRILIWTEEEIRGGVLPPKSGMVLEAILYRGKLPRGEVANLLNTGDRQARRITSALVNAEILTSESSRAPLYLAFPAGLASRWMPGLFPEK, translated from the coding sequence ATGGATGATAAAAAAACAGACATAAAAACGGACATTAAAGCGACCTTTATAGATGAAGACCGTGGCGAAATCACCGGGCTGATGGAACCGATGCTGGTTGGCGAAGGTTTCAGGTTTCGTCCGGAGTTGACCGACCTCGCGATTGATCTTGCCGCGCGGGCGGCGGGATTTCGCCGGAGTATACCTGAGGGCGTTTTGGTGGCATTGGCTCATCTGGTTCGGGCCATGAACTGCTACTACAGCAATCTGATCGAAGGCCATGACACCCATCCGGTCGACATAGAGCGCGCCCTCAAAAACGATTACAGCGCCGATACCGAAAAACGCAGCCTCCAAATGGAAGCCAAAGCTCATATCGAGGTTCAGCAATGGATAGATGCCGGTGGCCTGCGCGGCCGAGCCGCGACCGCGGAGGGAGTTTGTGAAATTCATCGCCGGTTTTATGCGTCACTACCCGAAGAATTGTTGTGGGTCGAGCATCCCGATACCGGCGAGCGATACCGCGTCATTCCCGGCAAATCGCGAAAAAGAGACGTTAAGGTCGGACGGCACCTCGCGGTCAGCCCCGGCGCGGTTCCGCGCTTTCTGGCACAATTTGAACAAGCCTACAACAAACTCGGCAAAACCGACGCTATCCTGGCGGCGGCGGCAGCCCACCATCGGTTGTTATGGATCCATCCGTTCATGGACGGCAACGGCCGGGTAGCTCGGTTGATGTCTCATGCCATGCTGCTTGAAACGCTGAAAACCGGCGGAGTTTGGTCCATTGCACGAGGTCTTGCCCGCAATGTAGGCATGTACAAATCTCATCTGATCAACTGCGACTTGCCCCGCCGCAACGATCTTGACGGTCGCGGCAATTTAAGCGGGGAAGCCCTTGCCAAATTTACGAAATTCTTTCTGGAAATCTGCATTGACCAGGTAAAGTTCATGGAAGGACTGGTCCAGCCGGATCGGTTACGGAACCGTATCCTGATCTGGACGGAAGAGGAAATCCGTGGCGGAGTGCTGCCGCCGAAATCCGGCATGGTTTTGGAAGCGATACTGTATCGCGGAAAACTCCCGCGCGGAGAAGTCGCAAACCTCTTAAACACCGGCGACCGTCAAGCCCGGCGCATAACGTCTGCCCTGGTCAATGCCGAAATCCTTACTTCCGAAAGCTCTCGAGCACCGCTATACCTTGCCTTCCCCGCCGGATTGGCCTCACGATGGATGCCGGGCTTGTTCCCGGAAAAATAA
- the uvrC gene encoding excinuclease ABC subunit UvrC, with protein sequence MTALEGKVANLPLAPGVYLMKDAQGKVLYVGKAVSLKKRVQSYFSAAPKAVKVAALVKRIHELEVMVTASELDALILENTLIKKYRPTYNVELKDDKNYPYVRLQESQTYPRLEIVRHRRRDGALYFGPYPSVGALRETLALLQKHFLLRRCSNRQFVNRLRPCLNYQMKLCQGPCCQEVDPDTYRHHIDQVIMFLRGKGQQVVDGLAAEMSALAAEQHFEAAASLRDTIFALQKIMANQEVDSAAGDDLDVIGLAGDENQGFALYLLTIRRGKVVGGRPFAFYRFAGYAGELIAAFMQRYYSEEVIPPPVILVSQAVGNHELLECWLGALRKRKVELTTPIRGRKAALLSMATDNARAFFRQQQQDSTDLQQVLAALGRKTGMKMVPAVIECVDISNFQGDFPVASLVCFVNGRPQKDSYRRYRLDEIAGPDDFAMMAAVMERRFGSGADAREKPDMLLVDGGKGQLSAVARVLDRLQVDVSIVAIAKGRDKRGKKSRAAVDSFYIRDRKNPLSIHLHSGAYLLLQQIRDEAHRFAISYHRQRSRKNLTETSLLGIPGIGPVRARGLLEHYGSLQGVQKAGLESLERCSFLDWGTASRVFQYFKS encoded by the coding sequence ATGACAGCTCTGGAAGGGAAAGTTGCTAATTTGCCCTTAGCTCCCGGGGTCTACCTGATGAAAGATGCCCAGGGGAAGGTGCTGTACGTGGGAAAAGCGGTTTCGCTGAAAAAGCGGGTGCAGTCCTATTTTTCCGCTGCTCCCAAAGCGGTCAAAGTCGCGGCCCTGGTGAAGCGCATTCATGAGCTGGAAGTGATGGTGACCGCCAGTGAGCTTGATGCCTTGATTCTGGAAAATACCCTGATCAAGAAATATCGGCCGACCTATAATGTCGAGCTCAAAGATGATAAAAATTATCCCTATGTCCGCCTGCAGGAAAGCCAAACATATCCCCGGCTGGAGATTGTCCGTCACCGGCGCCGGGACGGGGCGCTTTATTTTGGTCCCTACCCATCGGTCGGAGCCCTGCGTGAAACTTTAGCCCTGCTGCAGAAACATTTCTTACTACGCCGTTGTTCCAATCGCCAATTTGTCAACCGGCTGCGCCCTTGTCTTAATTATCAGATGAAACTTTGCCAGGGACCCTGTTGCCAGGAAGTGGATCCGGATACCTATCGGCATCATATTGACCAGGTTATTATGTTCCTGCGGGGAAAAGGACAGCAGGTTGTTGACGGTTTGGCCGCGGAAATGTCCGCATTGGCTGCCGAACAGCATTTTGAAGCTGCCGCGAGTCTGCGTGATACTATTTTCGCCCTGCAGAAAATCATGGCAAACCAGGAAGTTGACAGCGCCGCGGGGGATGATCTGGATGTTATCGGCCTGGCCGGGGATGAAAACCAGGGATTTGCCCTTTACCTGCTTACTATCCGCCGGGGCAAAGTCGTGGGCGGTCGTCCCTTTGCTTTTTACCGTTTTGCCGGTTATGCCGGCGAATTAATTGCTGCTTTTATGCAGCGCTACTACAGTGAAGAAGTCATTCCACCGCCGGTGATTCTGGTTTCCCAGGCGGTTGGTAATCATGAGCTCCTTGAGTGCTGGCTGGGTGCGCTCAGAAAACGTAAAGTTGAATTGACGACTCCCATACGGGGACGAAAAGCGGCTTTGCTGAGCATGGCAACGGATAACGCCCGGGCTTTTTTTCGCCAGCAGCAACAGGATTCAACCGATTTGCAGCAGGTTCTGGCGGCTTTGGGACGCAAAACAGGGATGAAAATGGTGCCGGCAGTTATTGAATGTGTGGATATCTCCAATTTTCAGGGAGATTTTCCGGTTGCCAGCCTGGTGTGTTTTGTCAATGGCCGTCCCCAAAAAGACAGCTACCGCCGCTACCGGCTTGATGAGATTGCTGGACCGGATGATTTTGCCATGATGGCGGCGGTGATGGAACGGCGCTTTGGCTCAGGAGCAGATGCACGGGAAAAACCGGATATGCTGCTGGTTGACGGCGGCAAAGGGCAGCTTTCGGCCGTGGCCCGAGTGCTTGACCGGCTGCAGGTTGATGTTTCTATTGTCGCTATCGCTAAAGGACGTGATAAGCGGGGAAAAAAATCGCGGGCTGCCGTTGATAGTTTTTATATTCGTGATCGCAAAAATCCTTTAAGTATTCATCTCCATTCCGGAGCCTATCTGTTGCTGCAGCAGATTCGTGATGAGGCCCACCGATTTGCCATCAGCTATCACCGGCAGCGGAGCCGGAAAAATCTGACGGAAACTTCCTTGCTGGGGATTCCTGGGATTGGTCCGGTCAGAGCCCGAGGTCTGCTGGAACATTATGGCAGTCTGCAGGGGGTGCAAAAAGCCGGCCTCGAAAGCCTTGAAAGGTGTTCCTTCCTTGATTGGGGAACGGCGTCGAGGGTTTTCCAGTATTTTAAGAGCTGA